In Zingiber officinale cultivar Zhangliang chromosome 8B, Zo_v1.1, whole genome shotgun sequence, a single genomic region encodes these proteins:
- the LOC122016847 gene encoding uncharacterized protein LOC122016847 isoform X2: MAGRRNNNNGEMGGQNNQFLEGLTALLHEQNRIHGEQIQQILQAREQGSTPRRSAPSTQPVYKQFRELGPTEFKGTTDPIAAEGWIRSLETIFDFMQLTDADRIRCAIFMLRDDARVWWEGARLTVDLATLTWTDFKEVFYGKYFTVDNRTRLAREFLELRQGDLSVAEYVRRFERGRYFVPMITSQPVEELKHFTEGLRPAIRHDVRLSRVTTFREAVDQALMSERDRNDMIKEAQNKRLSYQGQDQQEPGKKKTIPGQNSGKQPFKQAQPRQQIQKTQAVEGTGFRVENKVRCSKCEKIHAGQCLTGTDACFMCKKSGHFARECPLLREPTKGRVFAMTQEQVDLDTAIITGEDVSPDTAEGLRTE; encoded by the coding sequence ATGGCTGGGAGAAGGAACAACAATAACGGAGAGATGGGTGGTCAGAACAACCAGTTCCTAGAAGGACTTACAGCACTCCTACATGAGCAGAACCGTATTCATGGGGAACAAATTCAACAAATACTGCAGGCTAGGGAGCAGGGCAGCACGCCCAGACGTTCAGCACCTAGCACGCAACCGGTCTACAAGCAGTTTCGGGAGCTTGGACCGACGGAGTTTAAAGGCACCACGGACCCGATCGCTGCAGAGGGATGGATTCGGTCTTTAGAGACGATATTTGACTTCATGCAGCTCACAGATGCGGACAGAATCAGGTGTGCGATATTCATGCTCCGGGATGATGCTCGAGTATGGTGGGAGGGTGCGCGACTGACCGTAGATCTGGCTACTTTGACTTGGACTGATTTCAAGGAGGTATTCTATGGAAAGTATTTCACAGTTGACAATAGGACACGGCTGGCACGGGAATTCTTGGAGCTTCGCCAGGGAGATTTGTCAGTGGCGGAGTATGTCAGGAGGTTCGAGAGAGGACGCTATTTTGTACCTATGATTACTAGCCAACCAGTCGAAGAGCTGAAGCACTTTACAGAAGGTTTGAGGCCGGCTATTCGCCATGACGTCAGGCTGAGTCGGGTCACCACATTCCGAGAAGCCGTTGACCAAGCACTGATGTCCGAAAGAGACAGAAATGACATGATCAAGGAAGCTCAGAACAAGAGACTGAGTTATCAGGGACAGGATCAGCAGGAGCCGGGGAAGAAGAAGACAATTCCTGGTCAGAATTCAGGAAAGCAGCCGTTTAAGCAAGCACAGCCGCGTCAGCAAATCCAGAAGACACAAGCAGTTGAAGGCACTGGTTTCAGGGTCGAAAACAAGGTTCGTTGTTCCAAGTGCGAGAAGATTCATGCTGGGCAGTGCTTAACAGGTACAGATGCGTGCTTTATGTGTAAGAAGTCAGGACACTTCGCGAGGGAATGCCCACTGCTCAGGGAGCCAACCAAAGGGAGAGTATTTGCGATGACTCAAGAGCAGGTGGATCTGGACACGGCTATTATCACAG
- the LOC122016847 gene encoding uncharacterized protein LOC122016847 isoform X1, with protein sequence MRQPSRQELDYSSQQVMAGRRNNNNGEMGGQNNQFLEGLTALLHEQNRIHGEQIQQILQAREQGSTPRRSAPSTQPVYKQFRELGPTEFKGTTDPIAAEGWIRSLETIFDFMQLTDADRIRCAIFMLRDDARVWWEGARLTVDLATLTWTDFKEVFYGKYFTVDNRTRLAREFLELRQGDLSVAEYVRRFERGRYFVPMITSQPVEELKHFTEGLRPAIRHDVRLSRVTTFREAVDQALMSERDRNDMIKEAQNKRLSYQGQDQQEPGKKKTIPGQNSGKQPFKQAQPRQQIQKTQAVEGTGFRVENKVRCSKCEKIHAGQCLTGTDACFMCKKSGHFARECPLLREPTKGRVFAMTQEQVDLDTAIITGEDVSPDTAEGLRTE encoded by the exons ATGCGTCAGCCATCTCGTCAGGAACTCGACTACTCCAGTCAACAA GTTATGGCTGGGAGAAGGAACAACAATAACGGAGAGATGGGTGGTCAGAACAACCAGTTCCTAGAAGGACTTACAGCACTCCTACATGAGCAGAACCGTATTCATGGGGAACAAATTCAACAAATACTGCAGGCTAGGGAGCAGGGCAGCACGCCCAGACGTTCAGCACCTAGCACGCAACCGGTCTACAAGCAGTTTCGGGAGCTTGGACCGACGGAGTTTAAAGGCACCACGGACCCGATCGCTGCAGAGGGATGGATTCGGTCTTTAGAGACGATATTTGACTTCATGCAGCTCACAGATGCGGACAGAATCAGGTGTGCGATATTCATGCTCCGGGATGATGCTCGAGTATGGTGGGAGGGTGCGCGACTGACCGTAGATCTGGCTACTTTGACTTGGACTGATTTCAAGGAGGTATTCTATGGAAAGTATTTCACAGTTGACAATAGGACACGGCTGGCACGGGAATTCTTGGAGCTTCGCCAGGGAGATTTGTCAGTGGCGGAGTATGTCAGGAGGTTCGAGAGAGGACGCTATTTTGTACCTATGATTACTAGCCAACCAGTCGAAGAGCTGAAGCACTTTACAGAAGGTTTGAGGCCGGCTATTCGCCATGACGTCAGGCTGAGTCGGGTCACCACATTCCGAGAAGCCGTTGACCAAGCACTGATGTCCGAAAGAGACAGAAATGACATGATCAAGGAAGCTCAGAACAAGAGACTGAGTTATCAGGGACAGGATCAGCAGGAGCCGGGGAAGAAGAAGACAATTCCTGGTCAGAATTCAGGAAAGCAGCCGTTTAAGCAAGCACAGCCGCGTCAGCAAATCCAGAAGACACAAGCAGTTGAAGGCACTGGTTTCAGGGTCGAAAACAAGGTTCGTTGTTCCAAGTGCGAGAAGATTCATGCTGGGCAGTGCTTAACAGGTACAGATGCGTGCTTTATGTGTAAGAAGTCAGGACACTTCGCGAGGGAATGCCCACTGCTCAGGGAGCCAACCAAAGGGAGAGTATTTGCGATGACTCAAGAGCAGGTGGATCTGGACACGGCTATTATCACAG